Proteins encoded within one genomic window of Gloeobacter kilaueensis JS1:
- a CDS encoding type I polyketide synthase produces MNLPIEPVAIIGVAALFPKAKDAASFWQNILDKVDAVSEAPPSWARHYFDPDSKEQDRIYTTKGGFLGELAEFDPTEFGIMPNTIDAAEPDHFIALKLARDALADAGYLDRPFNRKKAGIILGHGVYVNRGHMAMLQQTLVLDQTIDTLRRVCPDMDDASIEAVRRALRANTPAFNAEVVPGMVPNVITGRIANRLDLMGTNYLIDAACASGLVAVELAMKELASGRCDLMLAGGVQASLPPQYNMAFCQLGALSHTSIRPFDKAADGNVMGEGCGILVLKRLKDAERDGDRIYAVVKGVGSSSNGKALGMLAPRLEGEVLALEEAYAQTGIDPASVDLVEAHGTGIPVGDRTEMEALAQVYGARSGELPRVGMGSVKSMIGHCIPASGAASFIKIALALYHKVLPPTLLDAVNPDLGVERTPFYLNNQTRPWVSANQRPRRAGINAFGFGGINAHALLEEYRPSGPEQILHRHWPSELFVFAAADRAGLISQIEAALALADRTSLAQLACNLAAAAGEGRCRLALIARNGEELTNKLNQAIEKLKDSGRVRFRGGLFYNEVAPDAAGAKTAMIFPGEGCQYPNMLADLCLYFPVVREWFDFLDSALGEGRPHPPSRYIFPPPTAIDDAVIERTHRTLYQMELAVASVATASMALYELLREFEVRPDVMVGHSTGELTSLVASGVVRLADRSEMMSKLLLMNTLYQQLEETNLIPRGVLLTVGALRSEVLAKLLDEFPDRLHLAMDNCPNQVVLFGDEGAIAEAADRLQTSGAICQRLPFDRAYHTPLFEAPAQVLRAFYDALDVGPAQTPLYSCATVDRFPDEPEAIRELGVRQWPSRVRFRETISQLHDEGVRFFIEVGPSGNLTGFVDDILKGRDYRAVPVNSQRKSGLEQLQFLIGQLFVAGQPVSFDPFFKRRGLVPEAPEAAPTKKRRGRILDLTLPHMELPENFALPSLNGKVTAPSAPAPAPPVPAPPPPAANNGHAALSAIPVAPDPQPVVIGDAGAAIVHDHFTLMQEFLASQDRLFASLVSAAPAQAGSTHAPVQADPWPYLGEILACSDGMLHCRRRYAPETDTFLEDHTLGGNPSALQPELLPLPILPFTTSMEMIAQAALYLAGGSGVVSGMSDVRGYRWLALDRGALTLEVVARLLPGGSGEPLRVQAQLFQLSEDDPEQRILGFEATVLIAENYAPAPAPRDLDPGTLWQMSEELADDRLYLTGMFHGPRFQSLRHIRCCGEKGIEADLYVYGNSDYFADGRQGVFQIDQSIIDAAGQLSAFWLSQDIDSPEFSMFPFQVGRFEQFGPPAPAGTILLCRCRSRYLSESVTESDLDYFTPDGQLVYRLTGWLNRFFLSPPHYQDFRIAPQHNYLSEPWLQEQTGLICRRYANPGNYLEESWEIWKRVTAHLILGEGERAFWYGLPEQGTRRRDWLLGRLAAKEALRQWAGTYLGVALAPADFEIWGNELGRPEVHCPALAQLGWMPAVSIAHSDGCAVAAVAADGYTLGIDLQRRLPLRTADWVNVAFESTELALLPDATDELALLGLWCAKEAAAKAHGTGLAGAPRQWQVVARSPDGSALTVHHAGLFFGVQLWASSEEVFAVCRAVPTA; encoded by the coding sequence ATGAACCTGCCCATCGAACCGGTTGCGATCATCGGCGTTGCAGCACTGTTTCCGAAGGCAAAAGATGCGGCCTCCTTCTGGCAGAACATTCTCGACAAAGTCGATGCGGTGAGCGAAGCGCCCCCCTCCTGGGCGCGGCACTACTTCGATCCCGACTCCAAAGAACAGGACCGGATCTACACGACCAAGGGCGGTTTCTTGGGCGAGCTGGCCGAGTTCGATCCGACCGAATTTGGGATCATGCCCAATACGATCGACGCTGCCGAGCCGGATCACTTTATTGCCCTCAAGCTGGCCCGCGACGCGCTGGCTGACGCCGGCTACCTCGATCGGCCCTTCAACCGCAAAAAAGCGGGGATCATCTTGGGCCACGGCGTCTACGTCAACCGTGGCCACATGGCGATGCTCCAGCAGACGCTGGTGCTCGATCAGACGATCGACACCCTCCGGCGGGTCTGCCCAGATATGGACGATGCCTCGATCGAGGCGGTGCGCCGGGCGCTGCGGGCCAACACTCCGGCATTCAACGCCGAGGTGGTGCCGGGGATGGTGCCAAACGTGATCACAGGCCGGATCGCCAACCGCCTCGACCTGATGGGCACCAACTATCTCATCGACGCCGCCTGCGCCTCGGGGCTGGTGGCGGTCGAGCTGGCGATGAAGGAACTGGCGAGCGGCAGATGCGACCTGATGCTCGCAGGCGGCGTCCAGGCGTCGCTGCCGCCGCAGTACAACATGGCCTTCTGCCAGCTCGGTGCCCTCTCCCACACCAGTATCCGGCCCTTCGACAAAGCCGCCGACGGCAACGTCATGGGCGAAGGCTGCGGCATATTGGTGCTCAAGCGCCTCAAAGACGCCGAGCGCGACGGCGATCGGATCTACGCCGTCGTCAAAGGCGTCGGCAGTTCCAGCAACGGCAAGGCGCTCGGGATGCTCGCTCCCCGCCTCGAAGGGGAGGTGCTCGCCCTCGAAGAAGCCTACGCCCAGACAGGCATCGATCCGGCGAGCGTCGATCTGGTCGAAGCCCACGGCACCGGCATTCCGGTGGGCGACCGCACCGAGATGGAAGCCCTCGCCCAGGTCTACGGCGCGCGCTCAGGCGAGTTGCCTCGGGTCGGCATGGGTTCGGTCAAGTCGATGATTGGCCACTGCATCCCCGCTTCGGGGGCGGCGAGCTTTATCAAGATTGCCCTGGCCCTCTATCACAAAGTCCTGCCGCCCACCCTGCTCGATGCGGTCAACCCGGATCTGGGGGTCGAGCGGACGCCCTTTTATCTCAACAACCAGACCCGCCCCTGGGTGAGCGCCAATCAGCGGCCCCGTCGAGCCGGGATCAATGCCTTCGGCTTCGGTGGAATCAACGCCCACGCCCTCTTAGAAGAGTACCGCCCAAGCGGTCCTGAGCAGATCCTGCACCGGCACTGGCCCTCGGAGTTGTTCGTCTTTGCTGCCGCCGACCGGGCGGGCCTGATAAGCCAGATCGAGGCGGCCCTGGCGCTGGCCGATCGGACCTCCCTCGCTCAGCTCGCCTGCAACCTCGCTGCTGCAGCCGGTGAGGGGCGCTGTCGTCTGGCCCTGATTGCCCGCAACGGCGAAGAACTCACAAACAAGCTCAATCAAGCCATCGAAAAGCTCAAAGATTCTGGCCGCGTTCGCTTTCGGGGCGGGCTTTTTTACAACGAAGTCGCTCCAGACGCTGCCGGTGCAAAGACGGCGATGATCTTTCCGGGCGAGGGCTGCCAGTATCCGAATATGCTCGCGGATCTCTGCCTGTACTTTCCGGTGGTGCGCGAGTGGTTCGATTTTCTTGACTCGGCCCTGGGCGAAGGACGGCCCCACCCGCCCAGCCGCTATATCTTCCCGCCGCCCACAGCCATCGATGACGCGGTGATCGAGCGCACGCACCGGACGCTCTACCAGATGGAACTGGCCGTCGCCTCGGTCGCCACCGCCAGCATGGCCCTCTACGAGCTGTTGCGCGAGTTCGAGGTCAGGCCCGATGTGATGGTGGGCCACAGCACCGGCGAACTTACCAGTCTGGTCGCCTCGGGTGTGGTCCGCCTCGCCGATCGCTCCGAGATGATGAGCAAGCTGCTCCTCATGAATACGCTCTACCAGCAGCTCGAAGAGACCAACCTCATCCCGCGTGGCGTACTGCTCACCGTCGGCGCACTGCGCAGCGAGGTGCTCGCCAAGCTGTTAGACGAATTTCCGGACCGGCTGCACCTGGCGATGGACAACTGCCCGAATCAGGTGGTGCTCTTTGGCGACGAAGGGGCGATTGCCGAGGCGGCGGATCGGCTGCAGACGAGCGGGGCGATCTGCCAGCGCCTGCCCTTTGACCGCGCCTACCACACGCCCCTCTTTGAAGCGCCCGCCCAGGTGCTGCGCGCCTTCTACGACGCCCTCGACGTTGGCCCGGCCCAGACGCCGCTCTACAGTTGCGCTACAGTCGATCGCTTTCCGGACGAGCCGGAGGCGATCCGCGAACTGGGTGTGCGGCAGTGGCCTTCGCGGGTGCGCTTTCGCGAGACGATCAGCCAACTCCACGACGAAGGGGTGCGCTTTTTTATCGAAGTCGGTCCGAGCGGCAACCTGACAGGCTTTGTAGACGACATTCTTAAAGGCCGCGACTACCGGGCGGTGCCGGTCAACAGCCAGCGCAAGAGCGGCCTCGAGCAGTTGCAATTTTTGATTGGCCAGTTGTTCGTCGCCGGTCAGCCTGTCAGTTTTGACCCGTTTTTCAAGCGGCGCGGGCTCGTGCCCGAAGCGCCGGAGGCGGCACCTACCAAAAAGCGCCGGGGCCGGATCCTCGATCTGACCCTGCCGCACATGGAATTGCCGGAGAACTTTGCCCTGCCCAGTCTCAACGGCAAGGTTACTGCTCCGTCTGCTCCCGCCCCTGCTCCACCCGTCCCCGCCCCGCCCCCGCCCGCAGCGAACAACGGTCACGCTGCGCTGAGCGCCATCCCGGTCGCCCCCGATCCGCAACCGGTCGTCATCGGCGACGCCGGGGCGGCGATCGTCCACGATCACTTCACCCTGATGCAAGAATTTCTAGCCAGCCAGGACCGGCTCTTTGCGAGCCTCGTCTCCGCTGCCCCCGCCCAGGCAGGATCGACTCACGCGCCTGTACAGGCCGATCCCTGGCCGTACCTGGGAGAGATTCTCGCCTGCAGCGACGGAATGCTCCACTGCCGCCGCCGCTACGCACCCGAAACAGACACTTTCCTCGAAGATCACACCCTGGGGGGCAACCCCTCCGCCCTGCAGCCGGAACTCTTGCCGCTGCCGATTCTGCCTTTTACGACCAGCATGGAGATGATCGCCCAGGCGGCTCTCTACCTGGCGGGTGGCAGCGGAGTGGTAAGCGGTATGAGCGACGTGCGCGGCTACCGCTGGCTCGCCCTCGATCGCGGGGCGCTGACGCTCGAAGTCGTCGCCCGGTTGCTGCCCGGCGGATCGGGTGAACCCCTCCGCGTCCAGGCGCAGCTTTTTCAGCTCAGCGAGGACGATCCCGAGCAGCGGATTCTCGGTTTTGAAGCGACGGTGCTGATTGCCGAAAATTATGCCCCGGCTCCGGCTCCCCGCGACCTCGATCCAGGTACCCTCTGGCAGATGAGCGAGGAGCTGGCGGACGACCGGCTCTACCTCACCGGCATGTTCCACGGGCCGCGCTTCCAGAGCCTGCGCCACATCCGCTGCTGCGGCGAAAAAGGGATCGAGGCGGACCTGTACGTCTATGGCAACAGCGACTACTTCGCCGATGGCCGCCAGGGCGTCTTTCAGATCGATCAGAGCATCATCGATGCCGCCGGACAGCTCTCGGCTTTCTGGCTCTCTCAGGACATCGACAGTCCCGAATTCAGCATGTTTCCGTTCCAGGTGGGCCGCTTCGAGCAGTTCGGACCGCCCGCACCCGCCGGGACGATCTTGCTCTGCCGCTGCCGCTCGCGCTACCTGAGCGAGTCGGTCACCGAATCGGACCTCGATTATTTCACTCCCGACGGGCAGCTCGTCTATCGCCTCACCGGCTGGCTGAACCGCTTCTTTCTCTCGCCCCCCCACTATCAAGATTTTCGGATCGCTCCCCAGCACAACTATCTTTCTGAACCCTGGCTGCAGGAGCAAACGGGGCTCATCTGCCGCCGCTACGCCAATCCGGGCAATTATCTCGAAGAAAGCTGGGAAATCTGGAAGCGGGTCACCGCCCACCTGATCCTGGGCGAGGGCGAGCGGGCTTTCTGGTACGGCCTGCCCGAGCAGGGCACCCGCCGCCGCGACTGGCTTTTGGGCCGTCTCGCCGCCAAAGAAGCCCTCCGGCAGTGGGCGGGAACCTATCTGGGCGTCGCCCTCGCTCCGGCAGATTTTGAAATCTGGGGCAACGAGTTGGGCCGTCCGGAAGTCCACTGCCCGGCTCTGGCCCAGCTGGGCTGGATGCCTGCGGTGTCGATTGCCCACAGCGACGGGTGCGCTGTCGCCGCTGTGGCTGCCGACGGCTACACCCTGGGCATCGACCTGCAGCGGCGGCTGCCTTTGCGTACCGCCGACTGGGTGAATGTCGCCTTTGAATCCACGGAGCTGGCGCTGCTGCCCGACGCGACGGACGAACTGGCGCTGTTGGGCCTCTGGTGCGCCAAGGAGGCGGCGGCCAAGGCCCACGGCACGGGGCTTGCCGGTGCTCCCCGCCAATGGCAGGTGGTCGCCCGCAGCCCGGATGGCTCTGCCCTCACCGTCCACCACGCAGGGCTGTTCTTTGGCGTGCAGCTCTGGGCTTCGTCAGAAGAAGTCTTTGCCGTCTGCCGCGCAGTGCCGACGGCCTGA